In one Lolium rigidum isolate FL_2022 unplaced genomic scaffold, APGP_CSIRO_Lrig_0.1 contig_20309_1, whole genome shotgun sequence genomic region, the following are encoded:
- the LOC124680578 gene encoding shaggy-related protein kinase kappa-like isoform X1 produces MAYSGQRHGGAGAGSSSRQGSGLKGQASSVEFLGRGMVGMQLRDAKPDADDERDTEPDVVADSGAEAGHIISTTVRGRNGLPKQSVSYIAEHVVGTGSFGVVYQAKCRETGEIVAIKKVLQDKRYKNRELQIMNMLDHPNIVGLRHYFFSTTERDELYLNLVLEFVPETVNRMARQYNRMNQRVPLIYVKLYTYQICRALSYIHNSVGICHRDIKPQNVLVNPHTHQLKICDFGSAKVLVKGEPNISYICSRYYRAPELIFGATEYTTAIDLWSTGCVMAELLLGQPLFPGESGVDQLVEIIKVLGTPTREEIKCMNPNYTEFKFPQIKAHPWHKVFQKKLPPEAMDLVSRFLQYSPDLRCTAMEACMHPFFDELRDPNTRLPNGRPLPALFNFRSQELNGIPPEVIERLVPEHARRQNLFMALRT; encoded by the exons ATGGCGTATTCAGGCCAAAGGCATGGCGGTGCTGGTGCCGGGAGCTCGTCGCGGCAGGGGAGTGGCTTGAAGGGGCAGGCTAGCTCAGTTGAGTTCCTTGGGAGGGGGATGGTGGGAATGCAGCTGAGAGATGCCAAACCAGATGCTGATGATGAACGG GACACTGAGCCAGATGTGGTTGCAGATTCCGGCGCTGAAGCTGGTCACATAATTTCAACCACAGTCCGTGGCCGAAATGGTCTGCCTAAACAG TCGGTCAGTTACATCGCTGAACATGTGGTTGGAACTGGTTCTTTTGGGGTTGTATATCAG GCCAAATGTCGAGAAACAGGTGAAATTGTTGCCATCAAGAAGGTTCTTCAAGACAAGCGATACAAGAACAGGGAGTTGCAAATTATGAATATGCTTGACCATCCCAACATTGTTGGTCTTAGGCATTACTTCTTCTCAACCACTGAAAGGGACGAGCTTTATCTCAATCTTGTCCTTGAGTTTGTTCCCGAGACAGTAAACCGGATGGCAAGACAGTACAACAGAATGAATCAACGAGTGCCCCTCATTTATGTCAAACTATACACGTATCAG ATATGCCGAGCACTTTCTTATATACATAACAGTGTTGGCATCTGCCACCGTGATATCAAACCACAAAATGTTCTT GTTAACCCACATACACACCAGCTCAAAATTTGTGATTTCGGCAGTGCAAAAGTCTTG GTCAAGGGAGAGCCAAATATCTCCTACATATGCTCAAGATATTACCGAGCACCGGAACTCATATTTGGTGCAACTGAATATACTACTGCCATTGATTTATGGTCCACAGGCTGTGTGATGGCAGAGCTGCTTCTCGGACAG CCTCTTTTTCCTGGGGAAAGTGGAGTTGATCAGCTGGTTGAGATTATCAAG GTCTTGGGTACTCCAACAAGGGAAGAGATCAAGTGCATGAATCCAAACTACACGGAGTTCAAGTTCCCACAAATTAAGGCTCATCCATGGCACAAG GTTTTCCAGAAGAAGCTTCCACCCGAAGCAATGGACCTTGTTAGCAGATTCCTGCAATACTCACCAGATCTTCGGTGCACTGCT ATGGAAGCCTGCATGCACCCATTCTTCGACGAGTTGAGAGATCCAAACACTCGTCTACCCAACGGTCGTCCTCTTCCTGCTCTCTTCAACTTCAGATCTCAAG AGCTGAATGGAATTCCTCCGGAAGTCATCGAGCGCCTGGTTCCAGAGCATGCGAGAAGGCAGAATCTGTTCATGGCGCTCCGCACCTAA
- the LOC124680578 gene encoding shaggy-related protein kinase kappa-like isoform X2 produces the protein MNPNYTEFKFPQIKAHPWHKVFQKKLPPEAMDLVSRFLQYSPDLRCTAMEACMHPFFDELRDPNTRLPNGRPLPALFNFRSQELNGIPPEVIERLVPEHARRQNLFMALRT, from the exons ATGAATCCAAACTACACGGAGTTCAAGTTCCCACAAATTAAGGCTCATCCATGGCACAAG GTTTTCCAGAAGAAGCTTCCACCCGAAGCAATGGACCTTGTTAGCAGATTCCTGCAATACTCACCAGATCTTCGGTGCACTGCT ATGGAAGCCTGCATGCACCCATTCTTCGACGAGTTGAGAGATCCAAACACTCGTCTACCCAACGGTCGTCCTCTTCCTGCTCTCTTCAACTTCAGATCTCAAG AGCTGAATGGAATTCCTCCGGAAGTCATCGAGCGCCTGGTTCCAGAGCATGCGAGAAGGCAGAATCTGTTCATGGCGCTCCGCACCTAA